The Flavobacterium psychrotrophum region AAAAGCCATAGGATGGGCGCTGCGGGAGTACGGAAAAACAAATCCTGAAGCTGTAAAAAATTTTGTAAATATTGCCCAGCTTAAACCTCTAAGCACTCGCGAAGCCTTAAAAAACTTATAAATAAGGCGGTATTTTTTTAGTAAATGGAGTATCTTAGCGTTTTATTGCAAATTCTCAAATTCCACTTACTACAATGCCCACCAGAAAAGACTCCAAATTCAGGCTTTGGCTACGCCGTAACCTTGCCCGATTAGAAGCCTTATTTTTTATCCTCAAAAGCCTGTTGTCTGAAAGGCATTTTATTTATTTATCAGCAGTAATAGTAGCTATTTCTACATCTTTTGCGGTAATAATACTTAAAAGTTTTGCCCATAACGTGTTTAGGCTGGCTACTTATGTAAACAGCTATTTAAAGCTGCCTTATATAAATAGTATACTACCTATTGTAGGTATATTACTCACAGTACTTGTAATAAAAAAAGTACTGCAAAATAAAATTGAAAAAGGAAGTTCGCGCATACTCGTCGCCGTAGCAAAAAAAGGTGGCATCATGCCCAGAAAGCAAATGTATGCCCAGATCATTACAAGTTCACTTACTGTAGGGCTTGGCGGATCGGCAGGGCTTGAGTCGCCCATTACCGTTACTGGGGCTGCATTTGGGTCTAATTTTGCACGTAAATATAAACTTCACAAAAAAGACCGTATACTACTGTTAGCCTGCGGTGTAGCAGCAGGTATAGCAGCAGCATTTAACGCACCCATTGCTGGTGTTTTGTTTGCTATAGAAGTTGTACTGACCGATGTATCCATCTCTGCATTTATCCCCATAATGATATCTGCTGCCACAGGAGCACTGGTTTCTACCATTGTGCTAAACCAGGAAGTATTGCTTTCATTCCGTTCACGCCAGGAGTTTGATTACCACAATATCATCTTTTATATACTACTGGGCATACTGGCAGGATTTGTATCTTTATACCACGCAAAGGCATTCCAGAAGGTAGAACGCCATTTTCATAAACTACGCATCAAAGGGTACCGTAAAGCGTTGTATGGTGCCATACCTTTAGCCTTACTGATATTCTTTTTCCCTACATTATTTGGCGAAGGTTATGAGAGTATCAAAACCCTGAGTACACCACACCCCGAAGTATTACTGGATAACACACTACTGGAAGGTTTCCAGAAAAGCCCCTGGATATTATTACTGTTTATAGGCCTTACCATGTTTATAAAAGCATTTGCCACGGGTCTTACACTTGCCAGTGGCGGTAACGGTGGTAACTTTGCCCCATCGCTTTTTGTAGGGTCTTACCTGGGTT contains the following coding sequences:
- a CDS encoding chloride channel protein, with product MPTRKDSKFRLWLRRNLARLEALFFILKSLLSERHFIYLSAVIVAISTSFAVIILKSFAHNVFRLATYVNSYLKLPYINSILPIVGILLTVLVIKKVLQNKIEKGSSRILVAVAKKGGIMPRKQMYAQIITSSLTVGLGGSAGLESPITVTGAAFGSNFARKYKLHKKDRILLLACGVAAGIAAAFNAPIAGVLFAIEVVLTDVSISAFIPIMISAATGALVSTIVLNQEVLLSFRSRQEFDYHNIIFYILLGILAGFVSLYHAKAFQKVERHFHKLRIKGYRKALYGAIPLALLIFFFPTLFGEGYESIKTLSTPHPEVLLDNTLLEGFQKSPWILLLFIGLTMFIKAFATGLTLASGGNGGNFAPSLFVGSYLGFAVAKFFNLTGLTHLPVGNFTLVGMAGILSGLFHAPLTAIFLIAEITGGYNLMVPLMIVSSISYAVSKQFETYSMDVKDLAFKGQVFTSDKDRNVLSSIDIMEVICTDLPTLSPNQKPEDVIALLANSNHSHFAVTDDKNRLLGVVDFDKIRHLIFSPFKLKYSKMEELMSPPDFAVSVEDSIEMVLEKFEEAHTAYLPILKDERYYGFIYKEKVLESYREKHRDMVID